CAGGATGGAAATACTATTTACAGTTCATCCTCTAAGCAGATTGTTACTGAAGCGGAGGTTGCTACTCAGGGGACCGTCACGTTTAATAGTCAAGAATACACCATTGATGGTGGTAGCTGGAACGAGTTCATTTCTGGAGAGATATTATTTGATATGTATCAACAGGGAGATGGTTTCCAGGATTTTGGTATCGGTATTACCCTGATTTCTAACGACCCTGAAGGAATCGTTTCCGGAACATACACATTTAATGGTAGCGGGCTTAAATTTGATGATAGTTCCCAAGTTTCCACTACCAATAGCAGTCTCGTATCTACCTACTACGATGCTACAGGAGGTACCATAATATTGACTATTGAGGCCAATGGTGACTATACTCTGGAAATGGATTTCACTACGACTAGTGGCTCTGTTACTGGAACTTACACCATACCCAAAGTATATTAAACAACATAAATTTATAGGTATGTAAACAAAGCAGCACCTCTCCAACTGAACTGGGAGGTGCTGTTCTATTATGGAAGTAAGGTATTAAATTAGCTAATGAATTCAATTAAGACTAAACAAGCTATTCCACTACCTGTAACTTACTTTGTTATTCGGGGTCTTCTACACTGGCAAAAAGGTTGTTTAAAGTTTCTCCGTAGGTAGGATGAGCGAAAATTCCATCTCTTAACTGCTCGTAGGTAAGCCCACCCATCATCGCAATTTCCAGCATTGACATCATTTCACCTCCAACTTCTGCCAGACAGCTAGCCCCTAAAATCGTTTTGTCCTCAGGGCTTACCAACACTTTAAGTATACCACTAGTTTCATTAGCTTCTATTGCTCGTGCTGCTTTTGACATGGGCATCTGAGCTATCTGGTACTCAATACCTTGCTCTTTTGCCATCTTCTCATTTAAACCTACCCTCCCGAGTTCGGGTTTGGTAAACATAGTATATGGCACTAGGCGATCACTAATTTTTCTTTTCTTCTCTCCAAACAGATAGTCGTTTACTATTCGGAAATCATCGTAAGAAATATGTGTAAACTCAGGCCCTCCTTTGCAGTCACCCAGCGCAAATATACCTTCCACATTCGTTTCCAGATACTCATTGACTTCTATATAATCGTGTTTTGCTAGTGTAATACCACTTTGCTCAGCTTTCAGGTTTTTGGTATTCGGATTTGTTCCGATTGCAAGTAGTAAATGGGAGCCTTTAATAGTTTTATTGACCTGCCCTTCAAGACTGCACACAATGTTAGCTCCAGATTTTTCAACCTTACTGAGCTCAGAATTGAGGTATACATCTACTCCTTCTTCTTCCAGAAATTCTTTAATATATGCTGCTATGTCCTGGTCTTCTTTAGGCGCCAGTTGTTTAGCATTTTGAATGATACTGACTTTACTACCCAGCCTACGATACATTTGTCCAAACTCTAGACCTATATATGACCCTCCTAAAATGATCAGATGCTCAGGCAGCTCTTTCAGATCCATCATGCTCTTAGAGGTAAGATAGTCTATTTTATTTAACCCCTGAATGTCTGGAATACGAGGACTCGTACCCACATTAATAAATATCTTCTCAGCGGTCAGTTCTTCTTCTCCCCCCTCGTTAAGCGTGACTTTTATTTGTTTTTTACTGACAAAACTAGCTTCACCAAAAAAGTAGTCAATATTATCGCTTTCAAAAATGGTCTTTTCAACACCTTCTCTCCACTGTTTAACTATTTCATCTCTACGTTTGATTACCTGCTGAAAGTTTGTTTTGGGGGCAGTGGCTTCAATTCCTACCTCTGCTGCTGTACTTACTACATGGCTTACACTTGCAGAAGCTACCATCGTTTTGGTAGGAGTACAACCATAGTTAACACAGCTACCCCCTGGATGCTGTCGCTCTATTACTGCCGTTTTCCAGCCTTTACCTGACAAAGTGCTTGCCAAGGGGCTACCTGCCTGACCTACTCCTATTATTATTGCGTCATATGTTTTCATAAGAAAAAATCGTACGTAAAAAAATCTATCCTACTTTCAAAAAAGATAAAGAGGGGCCAGTAACAAAGCTCCTCTTTAATTCAAAAATTGTTACTAAATCAATCTTATTCAGTAGTAAAATGTTTGCAGGCAGTAGTTTACTCAGGTTTAATTAGTGAAAATAACGTTTACAAATTAAAAATTAGACTACCGCTTATCCGACTGGCCAGACCTACATTTCTGCCGGATACATACTGACCATAACCCACCGATACCCCTACTAATGAAGAAATTGGATAGTATGCATTTGCTCCTAGCTGCGCATAGTTGACACGAGTCTCGTTAAAAGGTACTTCTCCAGGGGTAATATCCGGAGCATCACTGTCCGAATACTGACTCTCAGACCAGATATCTAAATAGAATTTAGCAGCGGCAAAACCTACCTTTGCTCCTAATACAGTAGCATTTGGCACATCATTGCTGCGAAGTGAGTAGCCAGCCTGTAGGTTGGCAAATAATCCGCTCTTAGTTTGATACTGTATTAATACTTTGGGGTCCATACGCGTAGACTGGTTACCTATAGACAGAACGGCATCAGCTTCGTAGTCGCTAAGTGGAGTGGAAAGACCAAGAGCTCCTACAAAAGATAGCTTTCCCCCATCTGTTTCCAGACTTAGGGGATTCCATTCCAGAAAAAGAGACACATCCTGAAGATTATCCACATCCTGGTCAAGTGTTTCATCATCACCATCTCCTTTAGCCTGTATATAGGGCAAATTGACTATAATATCAAGTTTGTCAGTAAGTCCGTAAGCTGCAAACAATGAAATACTTTGCGTACTAATCTCGCCTCCGTAAGGAGCGGGAGCATCACGCTTTTCATCAGCAAAATAAAACTGATCATAGGATTCCCAAGAGTAAGACAAGGCAATGGTAGTATTACCCTGACCGAGCGTAAAACCATCTGTTAGGTTTTGGGCCTGTAAGCTTGAAGTAAAAAACCATAAAATGGTTAAACCTGAAATAACTTTGTAGAAGTAGGGCATCTCATAGAAAATTTTGTCAAAATAATATATGTTAAAAGAATTATTACTTATCGTTAAACAGACTAAAGTTCCTAATTTCATATCAGATAAAATGTCATTCAAAAGACAGATACTAAGCTTTTATAAAGGCTTATTCTTTAAGGTTTTGAGATATCATTTTTTGTAATTCTATGAGAATATCACATCGTAAGAAGTAAATACCATTAAGGAAATAATATCATAAATACTCCTTTATATTTGCTTACTAAAGCCTTCAGTCCATACACAAACAGGACGCTACATACGGGCAAAGATTGTTTATTATCTGCTATACATCGTCAGTTTTGAAAACACGAAAAATTGTCAAATGCATATTCAGCCTAGTATTAGTCTACTCAAGCCTTAGCATCTGCTTTTTAGCTCAGGTTGCAGGACAATCCTTAATGGTAGATCAGGCATATGCATTGTTTAAAGAAGGGAAGCTGGAAAAAAGTCGTGAAGCTATAGATATGGCTGCTGAACACCCCAGCACCGTACAAGATCCTAAAACATGGTACCTGAAAAGCTTCATTTACAAAGAACTTTCCGGTACATCTAAGTCAGATGATATTAAAAAGACAAGTATAGCCTCAGCACTTAAATGCATAAGCATAGATACCGCTGGTCGCTATACTAAAGATTGCCGTGCTATCCTCAAGTTTGTCTATACCTCATATTTGAACGATGCTGTCAACGCTTTGAACCAGCAAGAATTTTCCACTGTAATGTCTACGCTTAAGCCTATACTGGAAAGCGAAGACGAGGCAGCGAACCCACTAAGGCCTCAAGCTCTGTTTTACACAGGGTATGCTCTACTGCAGAGCAGTAAACAGCAAGAAGCCAGAGATTTCTTTTTTCGGGCATTGCAACTAGGTTTTCATGATCCTCTGATCTACGAAACTGAGGCGATGTATAGAATGAATAACTCTGAGTGGGATAGTACAAGATATTATTTAGACCAGGGACTTCAACAGTTTCCTCAGGATGCTAACCTGCTAGTGAGTAAACTCAATTTTCTGATGATGGGTGAACAGTATGAAGCTGCGGAAGAGACGGTAAAGCAGTACCTGGATCTTTACCCAGAAAATACTGAAGGGCTTCTTCTGGCAGGTACGATCTATGAAAAGCTGCTACCCCTATCTGAGGATTCAAACCTGTATTACGAAAAGCAAATTCAGGTCTACGAAAAAATTCTAAATAAAAACCCCGACCATTTACAAGCTAATTACAATCTGGGCATCGTGTATTATAACCGAGCCGTAAAAACAATCAACCAGGCCGCTCAAAACTATGACATGGATATACTGGCGTTCAATAGCCTTTTAAATGAGTGTAGTCAGCTATTCATGAAGGCCCTCCCCTATGTAGAAAAAGTAAGTAAACTTGATGACACTCATGTTAATGCGCTCAAAGCACTGGAAGGTATTTACTATAATATCAATGATTATGAGCAGTACAATTTAGTTAAAGTAAAACTTGAAAAATTGTAGACACAGTATCCACATGAAAACAAAACTTCTAATAATTAGTGCTTTGATGGTTTTCGTAGGGTTCTGTGCTGATGCTCAAACCCCAGAGAACTATAAAGAAACTCAGGACAAGATCCACACGATATATCTGTATAACTTTTCGCGATACTTCGTCTGGCCAAAAGCCAAGTACGAAGAGTTTGTGATTGGAGTTATGGGCGAACATAGTGTTTCTGATGAGCTGAAAAAAATGGCAGAGGCTAAAACCGTTGGTGGCAAGCCTATTAAGGTTAAAACTTACAGAAACCCTAAAGATATAGACACCTCCTGCCACATCGTGTTCATTCCTTATGAAAACAGTTACTGGCTCAGTGAAGTACTTTCTCATACCAGAAACAACCCGGTATTAGTGGTAAGTAGCAAGCCGGGTATGGGCAAGTTTGGTAGTCTGCTCAATTTTATTGCTTATCAGGGAAAAATAACCTTTGAAATTAACGAAGAAGCCATTCAGAACCGTAACCTACAATTTGCTCAACAGGTGAAAGCTATTGGAAAGGTGTTATAAACCACTCATCATATCCATTGAAAAGAGGCCGTTTGAATGAAATCCAAACGGCCTCTCGTATTATATACGATCTATTAAAACTTCTTTATACGTATCATAAATGATATAACAACTACTAGAAATTAGTATCAATGATTGGTTCGGTAAGGGTGTTATCTGCAAAGTCCATGATGACTACCCCATACCTTCCGCTAGGCTGCGAATTGAAGTAGTTACGAACTCTTGGGTTGATGTTATCAGACACTGCATCTATGTCGGGGATACCGAACCAACCGGGCTTATAGCCACTGGTATAATTTAAAAACAATCTGCTTTGGCTAGCGGAAGTGCTAGCTTCAACCAACAAATTTTCAATAGCATTCCATTTCGAATTATTATCCGGTACCTGGTACTGATCTTGAACCTTGAGCTGTGCCTGCGCATTGTTTATTTCAAATGTTGTATTGTCAGACCAGGCAGTAGCAGCAATACCCTTAGGTAGCAAAGAAGCTGAGAACCTTCTCAATAATACTATTTTACCTCTTACCTGCCCCAAGTCAGGTATACCAGCCCCCAAATACCATTTGGAAGGGTTTTGTTGTACGTAGCTGTCAAAAGTCTGCTCAAAAGAGCGTGTATTGTTAGTTGGATCATACTCTTCCTTTACTGACATAACGATGGTCTCATCTGGATTGGACTGTAAAAAGCTAAAGCAGTCATTAAGCACATCATTAAAATTAATGTTTTGATATACCACACCATGATGTATGGCAAAAGCATCGTCAATGTGTCTGCACCTGATATCCAGATAGCGTACCCCTGCTTGTAGCTGCTGTAGAATACTTAGATCCTGACATTTTGCAGTCCCGGAAAGCAAGGGATGATCGTAACGAGCGCCGCTATCATGTGTACCCGGTATTGATAACGCAGACAAGCTGGTAGCATCGCTGAGTACGCTCATCCAGTTTTGGTTGGTGTAAGTATCAGTTTGTATATTCTGATCAGCCAAAGGCATATTCCCAGTCTTCATGAGTTGGAGGTTTTCCTGCTCACAAGAGGCAAAAGCAAAGAGCACAAACAGGCTAAAAAAAGATTTTAGTAGGTTTTTCATGATTGTAAGTATTGGTTTGAAAAATGATTGAGTAAAAAAAACCGCATCAGAATATTCTGATGCGGTGTAAATTATTTACCAGCCTTCGTTCTGGCTTAATATGCCATTGCTAGCCTCAATTTCATGTGGTGGTATAGGCCACACACTATGGATTTCAGGATCAAACTGAGGGCGTGCTGGCCAGGCCACACTACCGTCATGCGCGTGAAGCGGTTGTGCATAAATGGAGTCCGCATCTCCCCAACGTACCAGGTCAAAATGGCGATCACTCCATTCTCCCGCTAACTCACATCTTCTCTCCCGCTTAAGGTCTTCCATATTAGCTCCGCTAATGGGAGAAAGTCCGGCACGAGTGCGCACTTCGTTAAGTGGAGCATCTCCGTTTTTACCATCTGCTATCAGAGCTTCAGCTTTGATCAGTAGAACTTCCGCATAACGGATTAGCGGTACATTTAAGTCTGTAGAAGGCTTGTCGCCATTGGGGTTAACCCGGTTTACATCGCTAAAGGGCTCCACGTACTTTCCAAACATATAACCCGTTTCGTTATTTGAAGTCTGGTACCAGGTAAATGGCTCTCCAAAATAGGTAAACTCTGTTCCTTCTTTAAAAATAGTTACATCACGACGAGCATCACCTTCCTGATAGGCATCATAAAGTTCTTTGGTGGGTTGGTAGTACCCCCAACCGTTGTACTTACCCCAACCTTTATTTTCAAACATAACCCCAGGTAAAATGCTCCCAGTCTGGGTATTTGATACAACCGACCAGATGTATTCGCTGCCAAAGTTTTCTGCCGATGAAAAAACAGCTCTATAATCTTCTGATGGATTTCCGGTATTAATTAAGGCATGCTGACCTGAGTTTATGACTAAATCTGCTGATTCTACTGCCTTAGAATACTTGGAAGCATCATACTGTGCCCAGTATAGATAAGTTTTCGCCATAAACGCCTGAGCAGCAGTTTTATGGGCTCTACCTCTGTCTGCTGCACCATATTCACTAAAGTAAGGAAGCAGTGCCGCGGCCTTTTCAAATTCGCTCACGATGTAAGCGTAATTTTCATTGACGTGAGCAGTACGCGGAATGTTGAAGTTTGCCATATCTTCACGATCAATGATAGGGACACCAGCTTTTTCATTCCCAAAGCGATAAGCCAGATCCAGGTACATAAGCCCTGAGAAAAAATAAGCTTCACCCATAATTCTGTTTTTCAGGCTTTCATCTATCTCCATACCTTCCAGGTTATTTATGATATCATTAGCCCTTTTGATCACCGTATATTTTTTAGACCAAATGTTCCGAATATAGCCTTCGTCACCGGTACAAATAAAGTTTTTCATATTATCAGGGTCAGCCTTTACCCTACCTGTTACCATATCATCACTGGCATTAATGAACCAGAAGTAACCTCTACCATACATATCGTCATCGGTCATGGCACTGTATAAGCCATTAGAGGCTGCAATGGCATCACCGTCAGTTTGCCAGAAGGTAGCATCAGTGGGAGAACCTATGGGTCTAAGTTCCAGAAACTCTTCGGAGCAGGCCGAGACCGTCAGTATCAAAAATACGAGAATACTATATTGTAATGTTTTCATAAGATTGCATAGTTGTATATTAAAAATCACGCTCCTGAAGTGTTAAAGCCCAATGTTTAATCCAACAATGAAGCTTCTGGACTGAGGATAATACCCCTGATCTATACCATGATCAGCAATAACTTCAGGGTCCATACCAGAGTATTTAGTGAGTGTTAGAAGATTGGTAGCCGTGAAGTAAAGCCTGAAAGAAGAAGTTCGTATGCGTTCGCGCAGCGCTAAAGGCAGTGTATAGCCGAGCGTCAGATTTTTGACACGCATATATGAGGCATCTTCAAGATACCAGTCAGAAGTTGTTCCGAAATTGTTATTTTCATCTTTAACTGACACTCTTGGTATGTCGGACCCAGTGTTGTCAGGCGACCAGGCATCTTTGATATCACTCATCATATTATAACCCTGCGTAGGCTTTAGTGTACTAAACTTTAAGCCGTTAAATACCTTCACGCCCTGTACACCCTGAAGCAACATGCTCAAATCAAAGTTTTTGTAGTTCAGGTTCAAACTCATACCATAGGTCAGGTCAGGGAAGTTGTCACCTTTAAACACCTTATCTTCTTCATTTAACTTTCCATCACCGTTCTGATCTACAAACTTCAGATCTCCTGCCTGAGCCAGAGCTTGTATTGGCTCGCCATCGGGTCCGGTATAGCTCTCCACTTCCTGATCGCTCTGGAAAAGCCCATCCGTTTCATACACATAATACGAGTAGATCGCGTGCCCAACTTCGCTACGCAATGGCTGTAAAATACCTCTAACATTGTTGCCATGTTGTATGTTGGTGTAGTTTTCGCCGAGGCTGGTCACCTCATTCTGTATAGTAGTAATGTTTGCAGAAACATCCAGGTGAAGGTCACCAATATTGTTATTATAACCCAGCTGAAACTCCAAACCTTTGTTTTCTACCGAACCTGCATTTTCCCAGGGGGAATTAGACACGCCAGCTGTACCCACAAGTGGTACCTGAAGCAGCATATCATCTGTCTTTTTGATGAAGTAATCTGCATTTACATATACCTTATTTTTAAGCAAACTTGCATTGATGCCAATATCTGTTTGCGTAGTGGTTTCCCACTTGATGTCAGGGTTAGCAATACCATCTATAGCATAGCCATAATAATCTGTGTAAGATGCAGGGTCCCCTAAAAGTGCCTGAGTACGGCTCAGAGTAATGGCTGTAGGATAATTTCCTAATGCACCCTGGTTACCAATTTTACCCCAGCTTGCCCTTACTTTCAAATCGTCCAGCCAACTGGCACCATCCATAAAGCCTTCGTTGGTAAGTCTCCAGGCCAATGATGCTGAAGGGAACACACCCCAGCGGTTGTCTTCGCTAAGCTTAGAAGAGCCATCTCTACGCACAGTAGCCGTAAAGAGGTATTTATCGTCAAAGTCATAATTCAGTCGAGCCAGGGTAGAGATCAACGAATTTTCGCTTTTACCACCGGCAGGTGTACCAAAAGGGCCATTAGCATTAGGGAAGTATTGTTGGTCTGGCACTTCGCTCTGGAAACCACGAGCATCCATTCTAAAGTACTCATAACTGTTTTTCTGAGCCATATAACCTAGCAAAAGGTTAAAACTATGCCTGTCGGCTAATACTTTGCTGTACGATAATGTATTCTCTATTACATATGCATTAGAGATGATGTTCTCCTGGCTGAGTTCGTTATAATCAAAAATTTTACCCGGCTCGGTAATCCGTGAAGTGAAGCTTTTGGCAGAAGTGTTAGAGCGGTTAAGCCCGGCATTTAAACGATAATTGAGTCCGTCAATCAGGCTATATTCCAGATAAACATTTCCCGTAATATTGGTTGTTGGGCGCTTGTGGTTCAATCTGTCTAGATAAGCTACCGGATTAATCAGATCACCATAGGAACCTATATAACTACTTCCACGAGGAGCTACTCCTCCGTACAGGCCATCTTCTTCATTCTCCCAGATTGTAGCACTAGGAGGGTAATACAATGCTGTAATTACTGCACCGGTGTATCCGGAAGTTGTGTTCACCCCATAGTTTCCGTTGTTAAACGCCAAGGCGAAGTTTTCTCCTACCTTAAGTTTATCATTAAGGTCAAAGTCGCTATTTAAACGCAGCGAGTATCGCTCTGCCCAGGTGTTCTTTAATGTACCTTCGGTCTTTTTATAACCTAACGAACCATAGAAACGGCTATGCTCACTTCCACCATTCACTGAAAGATCATAGTTCTGGATAATACCAGTCCTGAAAATCTCATCCATCCAATTGGTTCTGGTTTCCAGGCCATATGCGTTAGTTTCTGCTTGAATATATTCTCTGCCCGCATAGTCCGCTGCATACCCTCCATTATCAAAAGCAAGGTTCATTACATCGGCATATTCCTGAGCATTTAAAGCGTCCAGAGTATTCCAGGCATTTTGTACTCCTGCATATGCATTCAGGTTAATACTGGGCTTTCTGCTACTGCCTTTTTTAGTAGTCACAATTACCACACCTGCCGCTGCACGAGCTCCATAGATAGCCGCCGCCGATGCATCTTTTAGTACAGTAAGTGACTCAATGTCTGCTGGGTTAGGCAAAGTAGCTCCCGGTAAGCCATCTACAACATACAAGGGCTCTTCATTAGACAAGGTACCTATACCTCTTACCCGCACAAGAGGAGCAGCCGTAGGGTCTCCCCCATTATTGAGCACTGTAACTCCAGCTACAGTACCCTGCATAATCTGCTGAGCATTGTATATGGGGCGTTCATTAATCTGTTTAATCGCGTCTACTTCAGCTACAGCTCCAGTAAGGTCTTTCTTTTCTGCTGTACCATAACCGATAACGACCACATTGTTTAATGAGGTTAATGATGGCATTAGCGTAACATCTATAACAGACCTACCCCTCACAGGTATCATTTCAGTTTCGTATCCGATAAATGAAAAGGCCAGAGTATCCGTTTCGGCTACCACCAGTTTGTAGTTACCATCTATATCAGTGATCGTACCCAGATTAGTGTCTTTTACCAGCACATTTACGCCAGGTATCGGTAGGTTATCTACATCTGTTACTCTACCGCTTACTGAAATTTCGGATATTTTATTAATAGTTTGGTTTTTTTCGGGACGCTTTACAACGACAATACTCCGGTTTATCCGCTTAAAATTCAGGTTTGTCTGAGATGCTACCGAGTACAGTATATCCTTTAAGGATTTGTTTTCTGCTTTTACAAAAACCTGCTGATTTAAATCTACATAGCCGCTACTGTAAGAAAAGGTAAACTCTGTACGCTTCTCTATTTCGCTCAGCACATTTTTTACATTGGTTTTGCCTAATGTCAGGCTCAGCTTAATTTCGCTCAGGCTTTGCTGACTTTCGGCCCGGGCTTCCACAATGGTGGTACTCAGCAAAAGCTGCACAGCAAGCCATAGGCATACTGTCCTGCTTATGCCTATGAATGACAATACATGTTTTTTCATAAACAACGAGGTTAAGTAAGTAGGTAAAAAAAAGATTAAGTAATGATGATAGCTTTATTCAGTAGCGCAGGGAGACTCTTCCAGTACCACCTGCCTTGCATTTATCTGATAATTCATACAAGCCGCATAGTGCATCACTTCCAGTATGCTCTCCAGAGTTTCGTGCTGAAAAGCACCGGAAAATTTCCTTTGTAGTAAAGCTGCCTGTCTAACCTCTATTTCCACATCGTACCAGCGCTCCAGTTTTGGTAATATTTCTGCCAAGCTCATATCCTCAAATACTAGCTTACCCTCTCGCCAGGCAGTTATCGCAATTATATCCTGTTTACCTTTTAGTAAAGAGCTACCACTATCAGATAGGCGTACACCTTCAGTAGGCTCCACCAGCTTGTACACACTGCTATCCTGTTTTAGTTGTACATTCACCAAGCCGCTAGCCACAGCTACCGAAGCTTTGCCCTGCTCGTATTCATTCACGTTAAAAGAAGTACCCAGCACTTTTATCTCAAGAGATTGAGTCTGTATGCTAAAAGCTGACTGCTCATTACGCACTACATCAAAAAAGGCTTCTCCTTCTAGGGTAACTTTTCTTTGCTTAAAAGCGCGGTCATAGCTAAGACTACTACCTGCATTGAGCCACACCTTAGAGCTATCAGGTAAGCGAACGGTCTGTATTTTACCTTTAGGCACACGTATCTCTACCATGTTCGGCTCGTACTCAGCTACTGTCTGTTCAACAATAATTTCTCTGCCTGGCAGCCACCAAAGCGCTAAAGCCAGAATAATTGATACGGAAGCAGCCAGCCCTAAATACATAGGGCTCAACGATGGACTTTTCTTTTGTACTGGTGCTACTGACTCTTCCAGCGCAATAAGTTTATGACGTAGCCTCTGCTTACCCCGCTGCAAATTATAGCTTGGGTAATATCTTTCTTTTTTCCACTCTCGCACTGCTTCGTCATACAACTGCTTTTTGTCTGGTTCTGAAGCCAGAATATCATGCAGCCTATGCTGTTCTTCAGGACTTGCTTCTCCTGACAAAACTCTGGTAAGCAATGTCCAAAAGTGTGCTTCGTTCATTTTTATGCTCTTCTACTACTATGACAGTAGTAGAAGAAACAATCTGGTAGTCTGTAGCAGATTTTTTTTATTTTTTTTTACAGCTGTAGAGAAAGTAAAAGTGTAGTAGTAGCCGATAGGTAATGCACTAAGGAGCTAAGGTGTGCTTTATATCCATTCATGTGTTTAACGGCCAGGGTCATATGCTTTTGAACCGTTTCCACTGATATATTGAGCAGCTCTGCTATCTCTTTGTAGGGGAGGCCATCCAGTCGGTTGAGCCTGAAGATGAGCTGACGTTTAGGGGGCATCTGAGAGATGAGTTCATCTACTTTATGAAAAAGGTCTTCGTAGTACAACGATTTCTCTACGCCTTCTTCCACCGGATAAGCCTGGGTATAATCCTCATAGCTTCTGTGTCGCTCCTCTTTCTGCAAAAGGTTAAGCGACTGGTTTTTTACAGCTACCAGAAAATAAGACTTAAGTTTTTGGCGGATAGTCAATGTTTGCCGATTAGCCCACAGCTTTACAAACACATCGGCCACAGCCTCTTCTGCAAGCTGAACATTTTTAAGAAAATAGAGAGAAACTTCCACCAGCGTATCATAGTACTTTTCAAAAAGCGCTTCCAAAGCCTCTTCATCTCCAGCCTTGATCATGTGGAGCATTTGCTCGTCACTCAACTGATTGTACTTTTCTTTCATACTCACCGATGTGGAAGAAGTTTACTACAAAAGAAAAATTTAATTTAAATGAATATTCAGTCAGACGATTAAATTAGTATTAACTTCTATACAGATAATTCTTATTTATTTAACAGCTCTCCCTTAGCCTCATTTATGTTTTTCTTTAAGTTTATAGCCAAGAAGTGTGTTGTACTACCTTATAGCCCTTTTGTCACCCTGCACATGGCTACTTTTTAAACTATAGGTAAATGACATAACTTTCAAAGTAGTTTAACCCCCAACTATCAACGCTATTAGTTTTTGCTAACTAAAACTTCAAAGCTTTTGATCAAGCCCATTGAGTGTGCATGTGCTTATGCTTTTTTTAGTACAAAAATCTGTAGTTGGCTCATTAAAATGTACACTTGCTGATCTGGGCCGTTTAGCATGCCCAGAGCTCACAGATACAAGCCTGATAGATACCAGAAAAAGTTACACTTGAGCAAAAAACTTTGCCTTAGCTCTCAGGTTCTACTAGTGTATCAACTTAAACACAAAACAATGAAAGAAGGCTCTAAAGTAAAATGGAAGTGGGGAGATAATTGGGCACAAGGGAAAGTGCAGAGTGTATTTGAAGAAAAAACCACCCGAAAGATAAAAGGAGCAGAAGTAACCAGAAACGGCTCCAAAGATGACCCTGCTTTGTATATTGAACAGGAAGGTGGAGATCATGTACTTAAATTGGCTAGTGAAGTAAAGGAGGCATAAAAGTTATGAAAGAC
This window of the Porifericola rhodea genome carries:
- a CDS encoding phosphatidylinositol-specific phospholipase C, whose product is MKNLLKSFFSLFVLFAFASCEQENLQLMKTGNMPLADQNIQTDTYTNQNWMSVLSDATSLSALSIPGTHDSGARYDHPLLSGTAKCQDLSILQQLQAGVRYLDIRCRHIDDAFAIHHGVVYQNINFNDVLNDCFSFLQSNPDETIVMSVKEEYDPTNNTRSFEQTFDSYVQQNPSKWYLGAGIPDLGQVRGKIVLLRRFSASLLPKGIAATAWSDNTTFEINNAQAQLKVQDQYQVPDNNSKWNAIENLLVEASTSASQSRLFLNYTSGYKPGWFGIPDIDAVSDNINPRVRNYFNSQPSGRYGVVIMDFADNTLTEPIIDTNF
- a CDS encoding RagB/SusD family nutrient uptake outer membrane protein yields the protein MKTLQYSILVFLILTVSACSEEFLELRPIGSPTDATFWQTDGDAIAASNGLYSAMTDDDMYGRGYFWFINASDDMVTGRVKADPDNMKNFICTGDEGYIRNIWSKKYTVIKRANDIINNLEGMEIDESLKNRIMGEAYFFSGLMYLDLAYRFGNEKAGVPIIDREDMANFNIPRTAHVNENYAYIVSEFEKAAALLPYFSEYGAADRGRAHKTAAQAFMAKTYLYWAQYDASKYSKAVESADLVINSGQHALINTGNPSEDYRAVFSSAENFGSEYIWSVVSNTQTGSILPGVMFENKGWGKYNGWGYYQPTKELYDAYQEGDARRDVTIFKEGTEFTYFGEPFTWYQTSNNETGYMFGKYVEPFSDVNRVNPNGDKPSTDLNVPLIRYAEVLLIKAEALIADGKNGDAPLNEVRTRAGLSPISGANMEDLKRERRCELAGEWSDRHFDLVRWGDADSIYAQPLHAHDGSVAWPARPQFDPEIHSVWPIPPHEIEASNGILSQNEGW
- a CDS encoding transporter, producing MPYFYKVISGLTILWFFTSSLQAQNLTDGFTLGQGNTTIALSYSWESYDQFYFADEKRDAPAPYGGEISTQSISLFAAYGLTDKLDIIVNLPYIQAKGDGDDETLDQDVDNLQDVSLFLEWNPLSLETDGGKLSFVGALGLSTPLSDYEADAVLSIGNQSTRMDPKVLIQYQTKSGLFANLQAGYSLRSNDVPNATVLGAKVGFAAAKFYLDIWSESQYSDSDAPDITPGEVPFNETRVNYAQLGANAYYPISSLVGVSVGYGQYVSGRNVGLASRISGSLIFNL
- a CDS encoding YfiR family protein gives rise to the protein MKTKLLIISALMVFVGFCADAQTPENYKETQDKIHTIYLYNFSRYFVWPKAKYEEFVIGVMGEHSVSDELKKMAEAKTVGGKPIKVKTYRNPKDIDTSCHIVFIPYENSYWLSEVLSHTRNNPVLVVSSKPGMGKFGSLLNFIAYQGKITFEINEEAIQNRNLQFAQQVKAIGKVL
- a CDS encoding tetratricopeptide repeat protein, encoding MVDQAYALFKEGKLEKSREAIDMAAEHPSTVQDPKTWYLKSFIYKELSGTSKSDDIKKTSIASALKCISIDTAGRYTKDCRAILKFVYTSYLNDAVNALNQQEFSTVMSTLKPILESEDEAANPLRPQALFYTGYALLQSSKQQEARDFFFRALQLGFHDPLIYETEAMYRMNNSEWDSTRYYLDQGLQQFPQDANLLVSKLNFLMMGEQYEAAEETVKQYLDLYPENTEGLLLAGTIYEKLLPLSEDSNLYYEKQIQVYEKILNKNPDHLQANYNLGIVYYNRAVKTINQAAQNYDMDILAFNSLLNECSQLFMKALPYVEKVSKLDDTHVNALKALEGIYYNINDYEQYNLVKVKLEKL
- a CDS encoding mercuric reductase, whose amino-acid sequence is MKTYDAIIIGVGQAGSPLASTLSGKGWKTAVIERQHPGGSCVNYGCTPTKTMVASASVSHVVSTAAEVGIEATAPKTNFQQVIKRRDEIVKQWREGVEKTIFESDNIDYFFGEASFVSKKQIKVTLNEGGEEELTAEKIFINVGTSPRIPDIQGLNKIDYLTSKSMMDLKELPEHLIILGGSYIGLEFGQMYRRLGSKVSIIQNAKQLAPKEDQDIAAYIKEFLEEEGVDVYLNSELSKVEKSGANIVCSLEGQVNKTIKGSHLLLAIGTNPNTKNLKAEQSGITLAKHDYIEVNEYLETNVEGIFALGDCKGGPEFTHISYDDFRIVNDYLFGEKKRKISDRLVPYTMFTKPELGRVGLNEKMAKEQGIEYQIAQMPMSKAARAIEANETSGILKVLVSPEDKTILGASCLAEVGGEMMSMLEIAMMGGLTYEQLRDGIFAHPTYGETLNNLFASVEDPE